The Drosophila bipectinata strain 14024-0381.07 chromosome 2L, DbipHiC1v2, whole genome shotgun sequence genome has a segment encoding these proteins:
- the Spn28B gene encoding serine protease inhibitor 42Dd isoform X1: MKYLVCLFFLASVSARFTDDVYQILAKENAEQNIISSPLSLEIVMAMVYMGAKGNTAKELQTVLKLPEDRNQVAKKYREFFTNLEGREKDAILELANRIYINDQLRLLPEYNKIVGDSFKAEAVPINVGNPQSAAATINSWVSRQTRNKITKIVSAESINRDFMAIIINAIYFKGVWKYKFVKEDTRKKDFHTSSNEKIPVDMMYLEGSFLADHFSDLDAKVLELPYRNSKLFMQIFLPNRIDGLSKLESQIGGFSRPLRKQDVYVRIPKFKIEFEKSLDGLLAKLGIKAAFSGAANFSGLVKDNLQISKVLQKGFVEVNEEGAEAAVVTAFNFIKICSHCPDNGPHPMIFTANHPFAFLIRDRETIYFQGHIVRP; the protein is encoded by the exons ATGAAATACTTGG TTTGCCTGTTTTTTCTTGCGTCAGTGTCGGCTCGTTTTACTGATGATGTCTACCAGATCCTGGCCAAGGAAAATGCGGAACAAAATATCATTTCCTCACCTCTCTCCCTCGAAATTGTTATGGCCATGGTGTATATGGGAGCAAAGGGAAATACGGCTAAGGAATTGCAAACTGTTTTGAAGCTGCCTGAGGATAGAAATCAAGTGGCCAAAAAATACAGAGAGTTCTTCACAAATCTCGAAGGTCGGGAGAAGGATGCTATTCTTGAACTGGCAAATCGTATTTACATCAATGATCAGTTGAGATTACTACCAGAGTATAACAAGATAGTGGGTGACTCCTTCAAGGCCGAGGCAGTGCCTATTAACGTGGGTAATCCCCAATCAGCTGCTGCGACTATTAACTCTTGGGTATCCCGTCAAACTCGAAacaaaataactaaaattgTGTCTGCTGAATCTATAAATAGGGATTTTATGGCGATTATTATAAACGCCATTTACTTCAAAGGCGTATGGAAGTATAAGTTTGTTAAAGAAGATACTAGGAAAAAAGACTTTCACACTTCATCTAACGAAAAAATTCCGGTTGACATGATGTATTTGGAAGGCTCTTTCTTGGCCGATCATTTTTCTGACTTAGATGCCAAGGTTCTGGAACTTCCATACCGAAACTCAAAACTCTTTATGCAAATATTCTTGCCAAATCGTATTGACGGTCTTAGTAAACTGGAAAGCCAAATCGGAGGCTTCTCCCGACCTCTCCGTAAACAAGATGTTTATGTAAGAattccaaaatttaaaattgagttTGAAAAATCTCTCGATGGTCTTCTTGCCAAG CTGGGAATCAAAGCGGCATTTAGTGGTGCTGCTAACTTTAGTGGGTTAGTTAAAGATAATTTACAAATCAGTAAAGTACTACAAAAAGGGTTCGTGGAAGTAAACGAGGAAGGTGCTGAAGCTGCGGTTGTAACag cttttaattttataaaaatatgttcGCATTGTCCGGATAATGGACCTCATCCAATGATATTTACAGCCAATCATCCTTTTGCCTTTTTAATTCGTGATAGGGAGACAATATACTTCCAAGGACATATTGTAAGGCCATAA
- the Spn28B gene encoding serine protease inhibitor 42Dd isoform X2, with protein sequence MKYLVCLFFLASVSARFTDDVYQILAKENAEQNIISSPLSLEIVMAMVYMGAKGNTAKELQTVLKLPEDRNQVAKKYREFFTNLEGREKDAILELANRIYINDQLRLLPEYNKIVGDSFKAEAVPINVGNPQSAAATINSWVSRQTRNKITKIVSAESINRDFMAIIINAIYFKGVWKYKFVKEDTRKKDFHTSSNEKIPVDMMYLEGSFLADHFSDLDAKVLELPYRNSKLFMQIFLPNRIDGLSKLESQIGGFSRPLRKQDVYVRIPKFKIEFEKSLDGLLAKLGIKAAFSGAANFSGLVKDNLQISKVLQKGFVEVNEEGAEAAVVTANHPFAFLIRDRETIYFQGHIVRP encoded by the exons ATGAAATACTTGG TTTGCCTGTTTTTTCTTGCGTCAGTGTCGGCTCGTTTTACTGATGATGTCTACCAGATCCTGGCCAAGGAAAATGCGGAACAAAATATCATTTCCTCACCTCTCTCCCTCGAAATTGTTATGGCCATGGTGTATATGGGAGCAAAGGGAAATACGGCTAAGGAATTGCAAACTGTTTTGAAGCTGCCTGAGGATAGAAATCAAGTGGCCAAAAAATACAGAGAGTTCTTCACAAATCTCGAAGGTCGGGAGAAGGATGCTATTCTTGAACTGGCAAATCGTATTTACATCAATGATCAGTTGAGATTACTACCAGAGTATAACAAGATAGTGGGTGACTCCTTCAAGGCCGAGGCAGTGCCTATTAACGTGGGTAATCCCCAATCAGCTGCTGCGACTATTAACTCTTGGGTATCCCGTCAAACTCGAAacaaaataactaaaattgTGTCTGCTGAATCTATAAATAGGGATTTTATGGCGATTATTATAAACGCCATTTACTTCAAAGGCGTATGGAAGTATAAGTTTGTTAAAGAAGATACTAGGAAAAAAGACTTTCACACTTCATCTAACGAAAAAATTCCGGTTGACATGATGTATTTGGAAGGCTCTTTCTTGGCCGATCATTTTTCTGACTTAGATGCCAAGGTTCTGGAACTTCCATACCGAAACTCAAAACTCTTTATGCAAATATTCTTGCCAAATCGTATTGACGGTCTTAGTAAACTGGAAAGCCAAATCGGAGGCTTCTCCCGACCTCTCCGTAAACAAGATGTTTATGTAAGAattccaaaatttaaaattgagttTGAAAAATCTCTCGATGGTCTTCTTGCCAAG CTGGGAATCAAAGCGGCATTTAGTGGTGCTGCTAACTTTAGTGGGTTAGTTAAAGATAATTTACAAATCAGTAAAGTACTACAAAAAGGGTTCGTGGAAGTAAACGAGGAAGGTGCTGAAGCTGCGGTTGTAACag CCAATCATCCTTTTGCCTTTTTAATTCGTGATAGGGAGACAATATACTTCCAAGGACATATTGTAAGGCCATAA